The DNA window aatggattcttttctcacataatataccATAATTATGCTCTCCACTCACTCTGCCCCTTCCAGTTCCTCAGACCACCTCTTCTAATAGtatctactctctttctctctctcactggaAATCAAACCAAAATCCCAGTTATCAATAGATTCAATAATGTTAAGGTTAGACCATttttgaacaatcaaactttgagaggaaaaaaaaaaggaggaaggtcCATACACAGTGCaccaatatttctttcttttttgcttggTTGTTTCCTGATTCTCATAACCTTATTATGTTATTTGTACAATTAGTAAGTTCCCCAATATTGACTTATAAGAATCAAAATTCTAATGTGATTCTGATGAGTTTGTGAAAGGCTTAAGTTATATAAGGTTAGGTGCTCCAAAAATCTAAACTGGAGCATAGATGAAAAACGTGTGTTAGAACTACAGACACGGTTTTGTCTAAATTTCCAGATCATTCCATCGTATATGTAAGAAAAGAACATCTGCAAGTAAAGACAGCCACTTAGACCTGTTTGGTTATCTCAGTGGCATTAATAGAATTTCATTAGTTATATAAACAGTGTCTTTTTCAGATGCTTTCTAACATAAAAATTTCAACCTACTGTCTCAGGGCAGCAAACcatacacagtgagagaaaaataCAAACCTACTTCTCATCATCTAGGGAGTTTTTCCTACACTGACCTTTACACTCTAAACCTATCTGAACTTTTCAAAAGTCATGTGTCTAAAATTAGTGATCGCTAAGTCAAGCACATGTCATTTTATATTAGAGAAAATGCTATGAGTTGATgttataaagttaaaaaataacaaatttatGAATACACTGAAGTGAATCATGATGGATATACAAaaatcaagatttattttttgtgAACATGCCATTAAAATTcatgctgtattttatttttatcacctACATTTAGCTTTCTTCAAAGCTGCATCATATTCTCTTGAAAATATCTTCTGTAACTTGAAATATattcaataattttgttttaaCAGGCTGATTATAtaaaagttttaatattttaaaattatgaaaattatgcACCATCTTTTAGCATAAATGTGAAACTACTACAGATAGTCTTTTTTCATGTGGATAAGTGTGTGgtttcatgtgtatgcatatggttGTCTGGTTGTACACATGCCTTTGTAGCCCAAGGTTAACACTAGGTGTCCTGTATAAATTGTCACTTCAGACACAGTTTCCGAATGAACCACAGCTCTCTAAATTGGCCCTTTTACATATCAAATATTTCCTGAAACCCCTATCACCACTTCTGATGGGTTGAATTTGCCTATGGGCTACATGCGTATCTAATTTTCTGCGTTCTGTGTATAGAATGCTGGTCTCACTCTTGCCTGCCACATATTTTCCCTGCTGAGCCTTTTCTTCAGCTCCATCAAGATTTCATGCATTGGATACTTAGGTTTTAAGTTTACCAATAATTTACAAAAGttttataagaaataaaatgtgattATAATTTTTATGTCTTCAATTATTTGACATgggtatatatttttctttttattggatattttatgtatttatatttcaaatgttatcctccttcccagttttcaCTCTggaaccccccctcccccatcccttcctcccagcTCCTGCTTCTGTGAGCGTGCTTTCCAACCCActgacccactcccacctcaccaccctggcactaagggcctctcctcccactgatgccagacaaggccatcctctgctacatatgtggctaaatccatggatccctccatgagtactctttggttggtggtttagtccctgggagctctggggggtctggttggttgatgttgtctttcttcctatggggttgcaaacctcttcagctccttcagtcctttctctaactcctccattggggactccaggctcagtccaatggttggctatgagcatgcACCTTTCTatatgtcagactctggcagagcctcaccatagacagctatatcagcctcccgtcaggaagcacttcttggcatccacaatactgtctgggtttggtgtctgtatataggagtatatgtttttaattaaattgttCATATAATTGCTCATTTATGTTGCTGGAATAGTTTAAAGCAATCGatctaaattatttttagattttgtgaattattgttttacttctttttcacagattgcctttcttttttaattgttaaggatagattttaaaatataatcaatttttatacatttatttccaaaaatataaaaataatttagaaattcaGATGTTCAtactaatattattttaaaagtgataGTTAACTTTTAGGGTaggacaatctttttttttttttaaatatattttaatcttttttttcactACAGATTTTATCCTCCTCCCGGAccaccctctaactgttccacatcccatgttCCCCCCCTCCAttatctccacgtggatgtccccaactAAACCCCTCCAGACAtccccactccctgggtcctccagtctcttgagggttaggtgcattttctctgactgaacccagatccagcagtcctctgctgaatatgtgccgggggcctcatatcagctgttgtatgctgcctggtttggGGTcaagtatctgagagatctcagaggtccagaggCTAAAGCAAACTTACATAAAATCTTACCACagtattttatttactatattttcATACATTAAATTTAGTTTCCAGACATCTTGcttgtatcatttttattatttattgaataATTGTATTTCACTACTTACTGAAAACTCTATGTCGTCCTTATATTTTTCAGTGCTTCTGCTATTCTAAATCTCACAAGCTCtagccttccttttcttttctatgtcaTAAATATGCCTATATGTGATAAGTATCTCTTCtatgctttctcttcctctttgtttACACTGTTGAATTACTGAAGGCAGGGATTGCCAGTTATTAAGAAAACTCTTTATCTTTAAGTTATATCCCCAGACATCTCTAACCTGATTCTATTGGCAGAGTAGAACTCTTGATGCATAGATCAAAAGGCATCCAGAATGTCTGCTTTGCTTGTTTAAACCCATTTTCCATTGacatatgtttgtttatttttgtttttatctatgTACTAATTTCGCTGTTTCATACATTATTAAAATCCTTAATGTTAGAGAGTCGAGTAGAATGTATTATTTCAGgaatttcttctttcatttcatAAGTCAGTATTCCATGGAAATCTTTAATATAGCCTGCAAGCTGGGTGGAATGCATTTCTTTACTGTGACTAGAATACTCAggagaaaaatacatatatacatatatgtgaatatatatattcattaattaCTCTTAACAATGTAGTTGGCatatttaaggttttgttttaaagagtatattaattaataaatgtaattatttcattattttttctttcctatataATGTTTTAATACTTCATTTTTGTAGTTACTTGTTCTTGGTTTAATAGAAACATAATTGAATTTTACATAGCAAGAATCTTTAATTACAATTTTTGTAATTTAGCATtacttaaaatatctttttaaaaattctgtagaATATATCATTAGTAGACACAATATTTTTAAtagattaaattaattttttcagTAGTATGGAAAAATGATCGATATGTGAGCAGAAACAGTTCTTATCATGTTGATAATCTTAAGAATAATGTGTTCAATCCATTCATTGATCATTAATTGACTGTAAATAACTACTGTCTTTTCTTCAGAAAATGAAGTGAAAAGCATTTTTGAAATGCATATTTTTGTCAAATCAGGTTTAACATACACTTCCACATTCTTACAATAGCAGCTAAAATCAATTATTAGACACCttgattatcttctttttttattgaaaatatatatttcttcatacagtatattctgattCTGGTTTCCCCTTCTCCAACTTCTTCCAGAGCCTCTGTATCTCTCCACCAAACTAAGCCACTCAACTCATAcgcattttcattctttttcattagaAAATAAGCACAAATctaaggaaataataaataatatcataTAATAAGCAAATCAATATGAATAGGACAACACAAAGGAAcataaaaaagagacaaaaaaggaaCCAGAAAAACTTAAAGACACAGtaacatacacatttacacacagaaATCCTTTAAAGGTACAAAGTGGAAACCATCATATGTAACAAAAGACCAGTaggattaaaaaataaacaaacaaacaaataagtaaggaAATGCTCAGACAAAGCATTAGGAGACAAAAGCCTCCAAAATTACTAGAGTTCACCTTGTGTTGGTCACCTACTGCTGGCACAGGACTTGCCCTTAAGAATGATTTGTATACTCTATTGGaggaaactaatttttccttttaaattagaGATAACGTCTGTGTTAGGAGTGGTAACAtgtgcccacccaccccccctaGTTGCTGTGCTCATCTGACTTAGACCTTTGCAGGTGCTGTGCATGATACCACAGTCTCAGTGGGCTAGTATGTGTCAGTCTTTCTGTATTCAGACAGCCTTGTTTTCTAGATGCTCTCTATCCCCTCTGGCTCTGAATTCCTTTCGGCCTCCTTTCAGCAGAGTTCTCTGACCCATGAGGGGTGTACGTTGAAGGAAACATCCCATTTATGACTGATGTTCCAAGTTCTCTTCTCTGCACTTTGTCTGGTTGTGGGTCTCAGTACTTCTTTCCATTTACTACAGGCAAAAGACTCTCTTTATCTTATAAATTTtcaataattatatattacaATCATGAaatctgtttttctgtcttgctctacacacacacacacacacacacacacacacacactcatacagagagagagagagagagagagagagagagagagagagagagaagagagaagagagatctacacacacacacacaaacagatctTTATGTTAgggagagaaattatatattgtgatatcctatggagatattctaaAATTCTTCAAATTTTCATAATAAGAAAGGAACGCCTTCACAACCACAACTTGATTAATTTTACTTTACTCAGTTCATAAAGGTAAAATGTCAAAGTTTCATTTGTAACCCTACATCTCTCAAATAACCTCTCTTACAATGTTTTCCTATGCCATTTCCTTATATCTCAGCACAGGCAAGACCTTGGCTTTTtcctctgtatcccatttttctgtgtttttcaggtttttttcttcTAACAGTTATCTTGTTCATAGTGCCTTCTTATTTGTCTGATTATGTGCAGTCTGAGTCTGTATAAGAACCATGAAATTACTACGTAGAAGTATAAGCCCTGGTTTAGTGTCCTCCAACTCATTTGACGGAAGCTTCAAATAAAACAGTGGAGAAAGGCAGGCATAATGGAACATCTTCCAAATTTTAGATGATCTGCTCTCGTCCAGaaacatttttatgtttcctttctattttctctATCCAACATTGAAattcttatctggcatcaatgggaggggaggcccttggtcccaaaTGCTTGGGTGGTGAGGCTGGAGTCAGTGAGTGTgtgtggagcaccctcatagaagcaggggaagaggtGAGATAGGGGGTGGTTTgtggggaaattgggaaaggggataacatttgaagtttaaataaataaaataaccaatacatttttaaaaaataaatcccaGGTTATCATAGTGCAATCTAAAATGTCATAAACATCCCACTTGATACAAACTTAAAAATCCAATTTTATTAGTAATTTGTATAGTTTCAATCATGTATTAGATTTACAATTCatactttaagttgtatatttgGGAGTACTCAATAATTTCTCCATTCTTTTGTATTCTCGCACCACACAGCAGGGCTCAGTGTGACAGTAGTTATATTTATACTCCCAACTGTTACATTCAGACTTGCATGTACCACGGACCAGGGAACATTTGTGTGTTCTTTCTGCAACCTCTCTTGTTTTCATCTGAGGAGCTGGAGAAAAACATCAATAATTATTAATCAAAGTTTATTTCAGATAGGCAAAGAGAcatatgaatggatggatggatgggtgaatggatgcatagatgaatggatggatggatagatggatagatggatagatggataaatggatagatggataccCTTATCTGTTGCATAGAATTTCACATTTTTGTGTGTAAAATCATACCTTAGTGACATTAATAAAGCCTTTTCTCCTTCAAGTTTACTTGATAAACAATATTTTTCATTGCTTTTAGCATTTTCCTTTTCAAGAtgtttcaaatatttaatttgaatataatctctcaaaggaaaaaataccatgAGAAAAAAAGCTGAGCTCTCTTTAACTGAAATCAACAGCACTCCTGCTGCTCTCTTATTAACAAAGTCTTAATTTGTCAGTTAGTGAACTTAGATTTGAAAGAAAAGTATTTCCTACTGATAAGGAACAGGTTCATGTCATCATTTTACAAAATCACCAGGTCTAATGCAGCATTTTGCATTAACATTatgattattaaattattttttactcaTTAACATTCTGATTATTTAACTATTTGCTTTACTCATTTTTTCATTAACcaaacaataaaatgtatttcCTCATATTATGTTCTAAgcaatatttttcatataaaggATTTATGAAAACAATATTCTCTTTCCTATTCGTTCCATATTCCAAACATTACCAGAAGGACCACAGGACACAGAGAAGATAACCATCAGGATGATGCCAAACATCTTCATTGTTGATTGCATTCTTAAGGTGGAATTAGAGTTCAAAGAGTTTATGGTTTTGGAAAGAagagaatgttgtttttatagcCTTCTCAGCAATTCCAATTTTGATTAATTATGCCTTTCTGGACTGAACAAATATTCATGAAAGTATTATGAAATAGCAAATAACTATAATAGAGGACATAGTGCTCTTATGGTCTCAGTGACCCAGACATGAATTCATTTTCAATgagacaagagaaaaagaaaaaaagaagtttaaagtTCCCTTGGTAATTAGTTTAAACTACATGCTAAGCTAAATAAGCCAGGCTGGGAAAATTATATTACCTTCATATGTGGAAGGTATaacatacctacctacctacctacctacctacctacctacctacctacctacatacatacatatgagagCATATGCATGAGCATTTATGGACAGACAAAGAAAGAGTCGAGGGTGGTTTTAAATAAGAGTATATTAATGAATATGAATAAAGTACAGGACACATTTAACAATGTCACAATGAAATTCATTATTTTGTGCACTAAAATAGTAaaacaaggaaaataaagaacagaGAGCATATCATgaattttatccatttttttctatcaGCCTTCTTGAATGTGTTGTACACTGGCCTAAGTGTACTTACTTAGCCtttactttcctttccttttcccttcccccttcccttcccttccctttcttttcttttcctttctttttctttttttcctttttgcatttttatagtgctaggaattgaaccaatGGTTCACACATGCTAGGCTAGTACTATACTCAACTTTACTCAACTGAGCAACAGTACagccctttttcttttcattttgtactCATTAAACAGATTAATTTTAACAGTATTAATAATCAATAGAAACTTGTTTCAAATTGAGGAAGCTATAGCATTTGATTGGTCCCAATTACTTGTGTCATCATTGGCAAAGTTAAGGTGAACTCTCAGCTACTATGTTAACATGGGGCATACTCTTAACCTTCCCACTTCTGGCTTCATCACATCTGAGGAGaacatttctgtatttgtatGGGTGGCCTGATCCAGATGTTGTTCAtggaatttaattttatataaacaggaaatatatTTCTACAAAATGTCTTAACACCGTTACATTAAAACTATTTTACTCAGAAGTAGTAAGTATTGTGATTTTCATAACATATGATCATAAAATAGTATACTTTATATTAGAACATAGCAGGTTAAGAGTCTTAAGAACAGTCGTCTCAGGGGGAAAAATGCCTTCTATTCTGACACTTTAGTATGCAATTTCATGAAccatacataaaaaaaaacattcaccACTCTATTAGGATCCATTCATAGATGGATTAGCAAGGCTAGTCTTTTATACATGGAATTGTAGTGGTAAAGTACTAAACAAATACCATTTGTGAGATTGACATATGAACATTAACACTTTAGATTATGTTTAGCTTCCTACTGAACTTGGAAATGCTATCTCTCCCAAATGACCAATTTTTGTTCTAGCTACATCTgttgctgatttttaaaaaaatgtacaaataaaATACAACTAGAAAGGTGAAGGTCAGAAATAACTTGgtgtttaaagaaataaaatatgaccTAGCACAAAGGTGCCCATTTTACTACAGTGGAGACAATACCATTTTATTGTTTGCAATAAACCACAATGACCAATGAGGTGTATTAGCTGGACCCTGTAATCTTCTTTCGCTTTTCCTCATTTTTGATCAATAGTTCCTAGCTAGTGACAGAAATAAAATTAGGGTCTTATTATACAGAAGACATGAGTAAGAACCAAATAAGCAATATGAAATGTCCTACTAAATTTTCTCAGAATCTgatagagaagaggagaagaaattcAGGTTCTATTTCTCCACTAACAAAAGTTTCAGGCTGTggaattttttaatgaaaaatggaaaaagtgTGTTGAGAATGGGAATGGGGATTGATGTCTCTTAGCAAACTCTTGGTTTGATTAACAGGTTCTGAAACTTAAGTTCTCATGGAGGAATAACAACCAAAGACAAATATCAGATCTTTTGGAATTTCACAGCCATGATGttcttttgacttttttctttgccttttacTGTAAAGGAATATTCATGCTTTCACCAAACCCTCCCcaagagaaaaaatattatttcaattaATAAATTGCCTTTCAATGTAAATTAATCACCAAAAAATGCCAGAGAGACTACCTAAATTAATGTACTCTGAACTTGATAATGTTTAGAATCAATTTGGATGaccttttaaagaaaacttacagCCTATGTATCCATCACCCCTGATTAGTCTAAAAAAGTTGGCTCAAACTTTCATCATAAAACAAATTCCACCTTTCTAATCCTTATCATAGTTAACTAACTACCACCCATGTAGCCTAGCTCTCTGCTTCTGTCAGGAATAAGCTTACTGGTGTAAGCTCTTCTACTTCCTTTCACAAGTGTTAAATGATGCCTAGAACTGAGATAGATATTTTTTCTTCTCCCCGATGAACCCAAATAACCATCTCAACCTTGAGCAGGTGAAACTAAGCCCAttgttgtaatgtaaatataaacAACTTGGCATGTGCAGAGATTCTGTGCTATGGATTTATGCTTCTGCAGGACTTTTGCAAGGTACATTTTCTGTCTGAGTATTGGTTCACTTTGATTATTAACAATAAAAGcaactccttttttaaaaatgtagtctAAACTATTTAAGAAATCAGTTAATTCTCTTATAATGGTTCCCTGAAATGTTCTCATATACTTTTCGAGTGAATCAGAAATACCAGAAGTCTTGTGCCAGTGTTTTGTGAGAAACTCTCTaatctttaatatttctttatgatTCATGTGTTGAGGAgttgaagacaaagaaaaactatatttttatgtgtatgcatgtatattcaACATAATATGCTTAAA is part of the Mus musculus strain C57BL/6J chromosome 1, GRCm38.p6 C57BL/6J genome and encodes:
- the Defb18 gene encoding beta-defensin 18 precursor; the protein is MQSTMKMFGIILMVIFSVSCGPSAPQMKTREVAERTHKCSLVRGTCKSECNSWEYKYNYCHTEPCCVVREYKRMEKLLSTPKYTT